The Polynucleobacter sp. MWH-UH2A DNA segment TGTCTGGTGGACAACAACAACGCGTTGCTCTAGCAAGAGCATTAGCAAGGCCCCCAAAAATCTTATTACTAGACGAACCTTTTTCTGCGGTTGATGCGCCGACTCGCCAAAGTCTCTACAAAACACTTGCACAAATTCGCAAAGAATTAAACATTCCGATATTGCTTGTCACGCATGATCTGCGTGAAGCTGATTTATTGGCAGATCGAATTACAGTGATTGATCATGGTGTTGGCTTACAAACGGCACCGCCCAAAGTATTGTTTGAGCGCCCTAGAAACTCGCGAGTTGCGGAGCTTGTTGGCATTAACAATAAATTTGAGGGTGTATTTACCGCCGGCAAACTTAGCTGGGATGGCTGCCAACGCATATTTAATGTAGTCGACAAAGGAAAGATACCTCCCAATACCTCTGTTGCCTGGGTTATCCCAGCAGATGGCTTAAGCCTAGATAATGCCCCAAGCCCAAGCTCTATTGAGGTGGTCGTAGAACAAGTTAGTACCATCGGCCAAATCGCTGTAATTCAGTTGCGTACGATTGAAGGTAATCACGCAGTTATTTGGGAGGCATCGGCAGCTGAAGTAAAACGCTTATCCCTAGAAGCCGATAAAAAGTGTTATTTAGAAATCGACGGGGGCAAGATTCACATCATGCCATTGCGTCCGATTAACGATCCAAGACGCTTTAGCAATTAAGACCTTGGCTTCTGAGCCACCAAACCCAGCAACGCAGACATGCCTTCATGTCTCGCACCCTCAGATAAGACTTTTTCATATGAGCATAGCTCTAGAATGGAAAAGTCCTTAGCCAAATCTCGAATTAAATCTTCGGTATAAAGATGCTCTATTAGAGATGGGCCGCCTGTTTTATATTCCAATTGCTTTGGTGTATATCCTTGAAGAATAAAAATTCCGCCAGGCTTTAAAGTCTCATAAGTTTTTTGAAAAATTCGCTCACGCATTGCGGGATCTGCAAATTGAATAAAGATTCCTATCACCGCATCGTAAGTATTTTTTGGCCATGCATAACTATCCGCATCCGAAAATGCGTATTCCACATCAACCTGATTCTCATTGGCAAATCGTTTTGCCTTTGTGAGAGCAATATCAGAAGCATCAAAGCCAACAACCTGCATTCCCTGTTTGGCTAGCCAAACGCCATTACGCCCTTCACCATCCGCAATACACAAGACTCGGTCGCCAGGCTTTAGATATTGTTTGGATTGCTCAACTAAATACTCGTTAGGCTCTGTTCCAAAAATGAACTCTTCTTTATCAAAGCGTTCATTCCAGAACTGCGTGGCATCAGAAAACCCCATAGGCTTATCTTGATGGATTTGTTTATTTTTTGAATCCACCAACGAGATCGCTCTTGAGATCGTTGATATTTTCCAAGCCCACGGCAATACGCACCAATCCATCGGAAATCCCGGCTGCTTTACGCGCCTCTGGACTTACACGGCAATGCGTTGTTGTCGCAGGGTGTGTAATGGTTGTACGTGTATCACCTAAGTTTGCGGTAATGGAACAAAGCTTGGTTTGATTAATCAACTTAAAGGCGGATTTTTTACCACCCTTCAGCACAAACGAAACGATTGCCCCGCCCTCTTTTTGCTGGCGCATTGCCAAGGCATGTTGAGGATGTGACTTTAGGCCAGGATGGTAAACACGTTCAACACCGGTCTGCTTCTCTAGCCATTGAGCTAAAGCGAGCGCATTCTGGCTTTGTTGCTTCATGCGCAACTCAAGGGTTTCTAGGCCTTTTAGAAATACCCAGGCATTAAATGCCGATAAAGTTGGTCCAGCGGTGCGAACGTATGGGAAAACCTTACCCATTACAAAATCTTTGCTACCCACAATTGCACCACCAACAACCCTGCCCTGACCATCCAAGTACTTTGTTGCAGAATGAATAACAACATCTGCGCCTAAGGCCAACGGCTTTTGCAATGCAGGCGTACAAAAGCAGTTATCAACTGCCAACAATGCCTTTGCTTTTTTGGCAATCTTTGAGATCGCTTTGATATCAGCAATTTCAGTTAATGGGTTTGAAGGTGTTTCTAAATAAAATAGCTTTGTCTTCGGCTGAACAGCGGCCTGCCAAGCTTTAGCATCCGTTAAATCAACATAGGTCGTCGTAATTCCGAAACGACCCAGGATGTTAGTGAACAACTGAATCGTTGCCCCAAATACAGAGCGCGAACAAATAACATGGTCACCAGCCTGAAGATGAGCCATTGCCATTGTCAGAATCGCAGACATTCCAGATGCAGTAGCAATACAAGCCTCGCCACCCTCTAAGGCAGCCAGACGGTCTTGAAACATGCTAACCGTCGGGTTGGTGAAGCGTGAGTAAATAAACCCTTGGTCGGCATGAGCAAAACCATCAGCCGCCAACTCGGCACTATCAAAGCAGAAGCTTGATGTCAAAAACATCGCTTCAGAGTGTTCTTGATAATCAGAGGTACGACGAGTGCCAGCGCGGACTGCAATAGTCTCTAGCGCCAGCTTAGAAAAATCAGGTTTTTTGCGGGTAGTTTTACTCTTCATACCGCTATTTTGACACCGAATGATAGATTTGCCTCAAGGAAGGTGTATCTGGACTCAATCGGGCGTAATCGTGTAGCTTTTTAGTCTTCGGTTGCCAAATGCAAGTGCAACTGAGAGCGCGCAAAGTCACTCGAATCACGCTGACGATCAGCCTTGGCAGCAGAGGAATTACGCTGCGCCTCCAACGCATCCAAATAGGATTCATTGATATCGCCAGTAATGTAATTCCCATCAAAACAAGAGGCTTCAAAGTTCTGTATCTTCGGATTGATATCTCGAACCGCTTGCTTCATATCCTCAACGCTTTGATAAATGAGCTGATCAGCTCCAATCATCTTATTGATCTCTTCATCCGTGCGGCCATAAGCTACCAGCTCACTACGAGTTGGCATATCAATACCGTACACATTAGGGAAACGTACTGGTGGCGCAGCAGAAGCGAAAATCACTTTCTTAGCACCAGACTCACGCGCCATTTGGACGATTTCAAAAGAGGTTGTGCCACGCACGATT contains these protein-coding regions:
- a CDS encoding ABC transporter ATP-binding protein, which encodes MLKVKLSQFSPNPLQLNMECIPGELHALVGPSGSGKTTALRTIAGLSNPQTGKIECDGQVWFEASEVSGITTAINPSQRSCGFLFQQYALFPHLSALENVCIPLHNSVPTLSERKVLALQWLDRMGISDLAKRMPNQLSGGQQQRVALARALARPPKILLLDEPFSAVDAPTRQSLYKTLAQIRKELNIPILLVTHDLREADLLADRITVIDHGVGLQTAPPKVLFERPRNSRVAELVGINNKFEGVFTAGKLSWDGCQRIFNVVDKGKIPPNTSVAWVIPADGLSLDNAPSPSSIEVVVEQVSTIGQIAVIQLRTIEGNHAVIWEASAAEVKRLSLEADKKCYLEIDGGKIHIMPLRPINDPRRFSN
- a CDS encoding bifunctional 2-polyprenyl-6-hydroxyphenol methylase/3-demethylubiquinol 3-O-methyltransferase UbiG, producing the protein MDSKNKQIHQDKPMGFSDATQFWNERFDKEEFIFGTEPNEYLVEQSKQYLKPGDRVLCIADGEGRNGVWLAKQGMQVVGFDASDIALTKAKRFANENQVDVEYAFSDADSYAWPKNTYDAVIGIFIQFADPAMRERIFQKTYETLKPGGIFILQGYTPKQLEYKTGGPSLIEHLYTEDLIRDLAKDFSILELCSYEKVLSEGARHEGMSALLGLVAQKPRS
- a CDS encoding O-succinylhomoserine sulfhydrylase → MKSKTTRKKPDFSKLALETIAVRAGTRRTSDYQEHSEAMFLTSSFCFDSAELAADGFAHADQGFIYSRFTNPTVSMFQDRLAALEGGEACIATASGMSAILTMAMAHLQAGDHVICSRSVFGATIQLFTNILGRFGITTTYVDLTDAKAWQAAVQPKTKLFYLETPSNPLTEIADIKAISKIAKKAKALLAVDNCFCTPALQKPLALGADVVIHSATKYLDGQGRVVGGAIVGSKDFVMGKVFPYVRTAGPTLSAFNAWVFLKGLETLELRMKQQSQNALALAQWLEKQTGVERVYHPGLKSHPQHALAMRQQKEGGAIVSFVLKGGKKSAFKLINQTKLCSITANLGDTRTTITHPATTTHCRVSPEARKAAGISDGLVRIAVGLENINDLKSDLVGGFKK